From one Cloacibacillus sp. genomic stretch:
- a CDS encoding HipA domain-containing protein, translated as MKLFGSQEPPTIDYTLDELYSKARDKIIESAAVPGVQPKMSMERLSKAGDNKLTFVGLWGDYILKPQSKTYPFLPENEALTMKLAEAAGIPTAPSGLLPLASGELAYLTLRMDRAGIKRYEAKKKLRHMEDFCQITEHMTEYKYKGSMELIAKNLRRYSTAPGYDLSVLFDMAVFIFLTGNGDMHLKNFSLLYDGGERRLAPAYDLLSTRLVIAEKDDPEEFAMPMNGKKSNFKEVDFIKFSESEGLNKNHYNRTMVRFAKRLPAMFSLIKQSFLPESARRQYLELLESRAARLNILPDRV; from the coding sequence CTCCGACGATCGATTACACCCTCGACGAGCTTTACAGCAAAGCGCGTGACAAGATCATCGAAAGCGCCGCCGTGCCTGGAGTTCAGCCAAAGATGTCCATGGAACGGCTGTCGAAGGCCGGAGACAATAAACTTACCTTTGTCGGACTTTGGGGCGATTATATTTTAAAACCGCAGTCAAAAACTTATCCTTTCCTGCCGGAAAACGAGGCGCTCACGATGAAACTGGCGGAGGCCGCCGGCATTCCTACCGCGCCCTCCGGACTGCTGCCGCTAGCCTCAGGCGAGCTGGCCTACCTGACGCTGCGGATGGACAGAGCCGGCATAAAAAGGTATGAGGCAAAAAAGAAATTGAGGCACATGGAGGATTTCTGCCAGATAACAGAACACATGACGGAATATAAATATAAAGGATCGATGGAGCTGATAGCGAAAAACCTGCGCCGTTATTCCACAGCCCCAGGCTACGACCTTTCCGTTCTGTTTGACATGGCGGTCTTTATCTTCCTCACGGGCAACGGCGATATGCACCTGAAAAATTTCTCGCTTCTTTACGACGGAGGCGAAAGGAGGCTCGCACCCGCATATGATCTTCTTTCGACTAGGCTCGTCATTGCCGAAAAGGACGACCCGGAAGAGTTTGCCATGCCGATGAACGGTAAAAAGAGCAACTTCAAAGAGGTCGATTTTATCAAGTTTTCCGAGTCGGAGGGGCTCAACAAAAATCATTATAACAGAACGATGGTCCGATTCGCAAAACGGCTGCCCGCAATGTTCAGTCTCATAAAGCAAAGCTTCCTGCCGGAGTCGGCACGCCGCCAATATTTGGAGCTGCTTGAATCTCGAGCGGCAAGATTAAATATTTTACCTGATAGGGTATAA
- the pyrF gene encoding orotidine-5'-phosphate decarboxylase produces MDNNKCGLIVALDLPSLDGARDFLDRLDKATKYVKVGPRLYALGGVAFAKEIIDRGYELFLDLKLHDIPNTVASAVEPLSELGLWALTIHTSGGYEMMARSVAMRDKTGSRMKLLGITVLTSLGGELWSDVHPGCDMQQALIGRAETAQRAGLDGIVCSPLDLELLKGRAEKLLRVVPGIRAKKVSTEDQTRVATAKDAAEAGASYIVVGRPILEAADPIAAAKDILKTLGEVSR; encoded by the coding sequence ATGGATAACAATAAATGCGGACTCATTGTGGCGCTTGACCTGCCGTCGCTTGACGGTGCGAGGGATTTTCTCGACAGGCTCGACAAAGCTACAAAATATGTTAAGGTAGGGCCGCGCCTTTACGCGCTCGGCGGCGTCGCCTTCGCGAAGGAGATAATCGACCGCGGCTACGAGCTCTTTCTCGACCTCAAACTGCACGACATTCCCAACACGGTGGCCTCGGCGGTGGAGCCGCTCTCCGAGCTCGGCCTCTGGGCGCTTACCATTCACACCTCCGGCGGCTACGAGATGATGGCCCGCAGCGTCGCGATGCGCGATAAGACTGGCAGCCGCATGAAGCTGCTCGGTATCACCGTGCTTACGAGCCTCGGCGGCGAACTCTGGAGCGACGTCCATCCCGGCTGCGACATGCAGCAGGCGCTGATCGGACGCGCGGAGACCGCTCAGCGCGCGGGACTCGACGGCATCGTCTGTTCGCCGCTCGACCTCGAACTTCTCAAGGGGCGCGCGGAAAAGTTGCTGCGCGTTGTGCCGGGGATTCGCGCGAAAAAGGTGAGTACCGAGGATCAGACGCGCGTCGCCACCGCGAAGGACGCGGCGGAGGCCGGCGCCTCATACATCGTCGTCGGACGTCCGATACTTGAGGCCGCCGATCCCATCGCGGCCGCGAAAGATATACTGAAAACTCTGGGGGAGGTCTCGCGCTGA
- the tsaD gene encoding tRNA (adenosine(37)-N6)-threonylcarbamoyltransferase complex transferase subunit TsaD: MAESEKKFLTLGIESSCDDTALAVLEGGHGLLAEVISSQIDSHSVYGGVVPELASRMHQEAILPLLESVLAKAGIGEPAKELSLIAVTSGPGLMGSLLVGVMTAKALSQGWGVPLIGVNHLEGHIFANAAVSEELKPPFISLIVSGGHTEVVLVRAFGGYELLGSTRDDAAGEAYDKVSKVLGLGYPGGPIIDRLAAGGDPDAFQLPLPLASTKEIEFSFSGLKTAAMTLIGKETALGEEFPLADLCASFQKAVVDSLMGKIKLAVKRTGVKRLTVSGGVAANSGLRAALTEYSRDRGVELFLPPRGMCTDNAVMIAAAGYNSYMRGNRSDLRLSPNPSWSIW; the protein is encoded by the coding sequence ATGGCTGAGAGCGAAAAAAAATTTCTTACTCTTGGTATCGAATCCAGCTGCGACGACACCGCGCTCGCGGTGCTTGAGGGAGGCCATGGGCTGCTAGCTGAGGTCATATCGAGCCAGATAGACTCACACAGCGTCTACGGCGGTGTGGTGCCGGAGCTTGCCTCGCGTATGCACCAGGAGGCGATCCTGCCGCTGCTTGAGAGCGTGCTCGCCAAGGCGGGAATCGGGGAGCCGGCGAAGGAGCTGAGCCTGATCGCCGTAACATCCGGCCCCGGGCTTATGGGCTCGCTGCTTGTCGGCGTGATGACGGCGAAGGCCCTGTCGCAGGGATGGGGGGTGCCGCTAATCGGCGTCAACCACCTGGAGGGCCATATCTTTGCCAATGCCGCCGTCTCGGAGGAGCTTAAGCCGCCGTTTATCTCGCTGATAGTCTCCGGCGGACATACCGAAGTGGTGCTCGTGCGCGCCTTCGGCGGCTATGAGCTGCTTGGCTCGACGCGCGACGACGCGGCGGGCGAGGCCTACGATAAGGTGTCGAAAGTGCTGGGGCTCGGTTATCCCGGCGGCCCGATAATAGACAGGCTTGCCGCCGGCGGAGATCCGGACGCCTTCCAGCTGCCGCTGCCGCTGGCCTCGACGAAGGAGATAGAATTCAGCTTCAGCGGCCTCAAGACCGCCGCGATGACGCTCATCGGGAAAGAGACGGCGCTTGGCGAGGAATTTCCGCTCGCGGACCTCTGCGCCTCCTTCCAAAAGGCCGTCGTAGACAGCCTGATGGGTAAGATAAAGCTCGCCGTGAAGCGTACGGGCGTGAAACGCCTCACCGTGTCGGGCGGCGTAGCCGCAAACTCCGGACTGCGCGCCGCGCTCACGGAATACTCGCGCGACAGGGGAGTGGAGCTCTTTCTGCCGCCGCGTGGGATGTGCACCGACAACGCGGTGATGATCGCCGCCGCCGGGTACAACTCCTACATGCGCGGAAACCGCTCAGATCTGCGCCTGTCTCCGAATCCGTCGTGGAGCATCTGGTAA
- the pyrE gene encoding orotate phosphoribosyltransferase — protein MSCSCKKNEVSKKILEMMKESGAHLQGHFKLTSGLHSNNYMQCALMLRYPKFAAYAGEELAKLLAPAKPDFILSPALGGLIIGHEVARALGVPFIFTERVDGEMRLKRFPHPGKLRFALVEDVCTTGKSSREAAQILAAEGAEWAASGSIVDRRSPDCLPDWDLKSLVKVCFATYTAEECPLCKEGLPLVKPGSRPDAK, from the coding sequence ATGAGCTGTTCCTGCAAAAAAAATGAAGTTTCAAAAAAAATACTGGAAATGATGAAGGAGAGCGGCGCGCATCTGCAGGGCCACTTCAAGCTCACCTCCGGACTGCACAGCAACAATTACATGCAGTGCGCGCTGATGCTGCGCTATCCCAAGTTCGCCGCCTATGCCGGCGAGGAGCTCGCGAAGCTGCTCGCGCCCGCGAAACCGGACTTTATCCTTTCCCCCGCCCTCGGCGGCCTGATAATCGGCCACGAGGTCGCCCGCGCGCTCGGCGTGCCATTTATATTCACCGAGAGGGTCGACGGCGAGATGCGTCTTAAAAGATTCCCGCATCCCGGCAAACTCCGCTTCGCTCTGGTGGAGGATGTCTGCACGACCGGCAAATCATCGCGCGAAGCGGCGCAGATATTGGCCGCGGAGGGCGCGGAATGGGCCGCCTCAGGCAGCATCGTCGACCGCCGTTCGCCCGACTGTCTGCCGGACTGGGATCTTAAGTCGCTCGTCAAGGTCTGTTTCGCCACCTACACGGCGGAGGAGTGCCCGCTCTGCAAAGAGGGGCTTCCCCTTGTAAAGCCGGGGAGCCGTCCAGACGCGAAATAA
- the murJ gene encoding murein biosynthesis integral membrane protein MurJ: MLEAPRENASTPETEEMSVEAEGVPCNETEAQKKSTGGERPDALTGMVFHAMRMMAGTLVSRVLGLVREMLTAALFGATRQLDAFFVAYTLANLARQLLAEGALSASFVPVFSRTLSADGQDRARKLANEALTVLIFGCSLVVAVGLIFAPLFVDIMAPGFVSHERLLAISLTRIMFPFLMLVSVGALAMGVLNSMGSFFVPAIAPALSNLVYILFLLAMRSRLSIWNLAVAVLLGGAFHMFLQVYWCGRLKMGLCPAMPNRRDPQLRSMMVLFLPYAAGLSLNQLNPVISRMLGSYLSAGSISVLTYADRVLQLPLGLFVIAISQAVLPMLSRQDPNKMGEFRDFIRDAMRFNLFVVLPMAAGLCVVSSEVVHILFYRGAFSEWAWHATATALSLYAFGLPGMASSTVIMRAIYARRMPRAAVMITGVTVAVNLCASVVLMRLFAYAGLAAASAAAFTSASLFAAWMLSRNIGERLGIFEIKWLWRVLMPLSLMVGALLAFKYLLPYPVEAKLLLRVLWLAAAMAGSALIYAAATMALRCPEWRWIKDAAGGKAKRQ, translated from the coding sequence ATGTTGGAAGCCCCGAGAGAGAACGCCTCCACGCCGGAGACGGAGGAGATGTCCGTCGAAGCGGAGGGCGTTCCCTGTAACGAAACAGAAGCTCAGAAAAAATCCACAGGGGGCGAGCGTCCGGATGCGTTAACCGGCATGGTCTTTCATGCGATGCGCATGATGGCCGGAACTCTCGTGAGCCGCGTGCTGGGACTCGTGCGCGAAATGCTCACGGCAGCGCTCTTCGGCGCGACGCGACAGCTGGACGCCTTCTTCGTGGCTTATACGCTCGCGAACCTTGCGCGGCAGCTGCTTGCGGAGGGCGCGCTCTCCGCCTCCTTTGTGCCGGTCTTTTCCCGCACCCTCTCCGCCGACGGTCAGGACAGGGCGCGAAAGCTCGCGAACGAGGCTTTGACGGTGCTGATATTTGGCTGCAGCCTTGTCGTTGCCGTCGGCCTCATCTTCGCGCCGCTCTTCGTAGACATTATGGCTCCCGGCTTTGTCTCACATGAGCGTCTGCTCGCGATCTCGCTCACGCGTATAATGTTCCCCTTCCTCATGCTGGTATCAGTCGGCGCGCTGGCGATGGGGGTGCTGAACAGCATGGGCAGCTTCTTTGTCCCCGCTATCGCGCCCGCCCTCAGCAACCTTGTCTATATCCTCTTCCTGCTGGCGATGCGGAGCAGGCTCTCGATCTGGAACCTCGCGGTCGCGGTGCTGCTAGGCGGGGCCTTTCATATGTTTCTGCAGGTCTACTGGTGCGGCAGGCTGAAGATGGGGCTCTGTCCCGCGATGCCCAACCGCCGCGACCCGCAGCTGCGCAGCATGATGGTGCTCTTCCTGCCCTACGCGGCGGGACTCTCTTTGAATCAGCTCAATCCCGTGATCAGCCGGATGCTCGGCTCCTATCTGTCCGCCGGTTCGATATCGGTGCTCACCTATGCCGACCGCGTGCTTCAGCTGCCGCTCGGCCTCTTTGTCATCGCTATATCTCAGGCGGTACTGCCGATGCTTTCTCGGCAGGACCCGAACAAGATGGGGGAATTCCGCGACTTTATCCGCGACGCGATGCGTTTCAACCTCTTTGTCGTGCTGCCGATGGCGGCTGGACTCTGCGTCGTCTCAAGCGAGGTCGTCCACATACTCTTTTACCGGGGAGCTTTCTCCGAATGGGCGTGGCACGCCACCGCGACGGCGCTTTCTCTATACGCCTTCGGGCTGCCGGGCATGGCTAGCAGCACGGTGATAATGCGCGCTATATACGCGCGCCGCATGCCGCGCGCCGCCGTGATGATCACCGGCGTCACCGTTGCCGTGAACCTCTGCGCGAGCGTCGTGCTGATGCGCCTCTTCGCCTACGCGGGACTCGCCGCGGCCTCGGCGGCGGCCTTTACCTCCGCGAGCCTGTTCGCCGCCTGGATGCTTTCGCGCAATATCGGCGAACGGCTTGGTATATTTGAGATAAAGTGGCTCTGGAGGGTGTTGATGCCTCTTTCGCTGATGGTGGGCGCGCTGCTGGCCTTCAAGTATCTTTTGCCCTATCCCGTGGAGGCGAAGCTCCTCCTGCGGGTGCTTTGGCTTGCGGCCGCGATGGCGGGCAGCGCCCTGATCTACGCCGCCGCCACGATGGCGCTGCGCTGTCCCGAGTGGCGCTGGATAAAGGACGCGGCCGGCGGAAAGGCCAAACGGCAATAG
- the pyrR gene encoding bifunctional pyr operon transcriptional regulator/uracil phosphoribosyltransferase PyrR, whose product MAELREKAKLMNAQDLNRVIRRIAHEMVEHNKGTDNMILVGIHRRGVYIARRLQKLIEEAEGAKVPCGELDITLYRDDLTTLSEQPIVHSTRMPVDISGKHLFLVDDVLFTGRTVRAALEALVDLGRPQIVQLAVIIDRGHRELPIHADICGKNVPTSKNEVIEVKVEELDGKDEVVICERDA is encoded by the coding sequence ATGGCGGAACTTAGAGAAAAGGCGAAGCTGATGAACGCGCAGGATCTTAATCGCGTCATTCGCCGCATCGCCCACGAGATGGTGGAGCACAACAAGGGTACCGACAACATGATACTGGTGGGCATCCACCGGCGTGGCGTATATATCGCGCGCCGTCTGCAGAAGCTCATCGAAGAGGCCGAGGGCGCGAAGGTGCCCTGCGGAGAGCTGGATATCACGCTCTACCGCGACGACCTTACGACGCTTTCCGAGCAGCCGATCGTGCACAGCACGAGGATGCCGGTCGACATCTCCGGCAAGCACCTCTTCCTCGTGGACGACGTGCTCTTCACCGGACGCACCGTCCGCGCGGCCCTCGAGGCCCTTGTGGACCTTGGCCGTCCCCAGATAGTGCAGCTGGCCGTCATCATCGACCGCGGCCACCGCGAGCTTCCGATACACGCCGACATCTGCGGAAAGAACGTACCGACATCGAAAAACGAAGTAATCGAAGTAAAAGTAGAAGAACTTGACGGAAAGGACGAGGTGGTAATCTGTGAGCGCGATGCTTAA
- a CDS encoding Na+/H+ antiporter NhaC family protein, translated as MYFLLSFLLFVTSIAVCLVYSYQMVYAMILGYILLAAAAMRRGSRLSTVLRASVLGVKEALLVIEILLLIGLLTAEWRAGGVIAFFVYHGVGLITPKLFILIAFLLTCFISYALGTSIGVAGTAGVILMAIARSGGVNELLAAGAILSGVYFGDRCSPTASSANLIAALTKTDLYGNVSRMLRTALIPTAVCIAAYCFLSFNNPLYISNAGYLAEIKKDFVISWWALLPVAVMFCFPLMRIRVKYALIVSSAAACIIACAIQGESAAELLHTAIFGYYPQDAVMGDIWNGGGLVSMAGIIMILSISSTYAKILSVSGLLRQLNEIVEAMMRRIGKSCTVILSSLFASGIFCSQITSCIMAATLLKKQYAKRGQPKEELALDLENSLVIIAPMVPWCLSCSVPLKLLGVGVEALRWEFYIFLIPICYFIGKEMHFRRASVYRRFLRSWLGSYRFL; from the coding sequence ATGTATTTTCTGTTGTCGTTTCTCCTCTTTGTTACCTCTATCGCCGTATGCCTGGTCTACAGTTACCAGATGGTCTATGCGATGATTTTGGGCTATATCCTGCTCGCCGCCGCCGCGATGCGCCGCGGCAGCCGTCTCTCCACAGTACTGCGGGCCTCCGTGCTGGGCGTGAAGGAGGCTCTGCTCGTCATCGAGATACTGCTTCTCATCGGGCTGCTGACCGCCGAATGGCGCGCCGGCGGCGTGATCGCCTTCTTTGTCTACCACGGGGTAGGTCTGATAACGCCGAAGCTCTTTATCCTCATCGCCTTCCTTCTCACCTGCTTTATCTCCTATGCCCTCGGCACGAGCATCGGCGTCGCCGGCACCGCGGGCGTCATCCTGATGGCCATCGCGCGCTCGGGCGGCGTGAACGAGCTGCTTGCCGCCGGCGCGATACTTTCCGGCGTCTACTTTGGCGACCGCTGTTCGCCTACCGCCTCGAGCGCGAACCTCATCGCCGCGCTTACCAAAACGGACCTTTACGGCAACGTGAGCCGGATGCTCCGCACCGCGCTGATCCCGACGGCGGTCTGCATCGCCGCCTATTGTTTCCTCTCTTTCAATAACCCGCTCTATATCTCAAACGCAGGATATCTCGCGGAGATAAAGAAGGACTTTGTGATCAGTTGGTGGGCGCTGCTGCCGGTCGCCGTGATGTTTTGCTTCCCGCTTATGAGGATCAGGGTAAAATACGCGCTGATCGTAAGCTCGGCTGCGGCCTGCATCATCGCCTGCGCCATTCAGGGAGAGAGCGCCGCGGAGCTGCTTCATACGGCAATCTTCGGCTACTATCCGCAGGATGCGGTCATGGGGGATATCTGGAACGGCGGCGGCCTGGTGTCGATGGCCGGCATCATCATGATACTCTCGATATCCAGCACCTATGCGAAGATACTCTCCGTCTCCGGCCTCCTGCGTCAGCTGAACGAGATCGTGGAGGCGATGATGCGGCGTATCGGCAAATCATGTACCGTGATACTGTCGAGCCTCTTTGCCTCGGGAATATTTTGCAGCCAGATAACCTCCTGCATCATGGCGGCCACCCTCCTGAAAAAACAGTACGCTAAGCGCGGCCAGCCGAAGGAAGAGCTTGCCCTCGACCTGGAGAACTCGCTGGTGATCATCGCGCCGATGGTGCCTTGGTGCCTCTCATGCTCCGTGCCTCTGAAGCTGCTCGGTGTCGGCGTGGAGGCTCTCCGCTGGGAATTTTATATATTCCTTATCCCCATATGCTACTTCATCGGAAAAGAGATGCATTTTCGCCGCGCGTCGGTGTACAGGCGCTTTCTGCGCTCCTGGCTCGGTTCGTACCGTTTCCTATAG
- a CDS encoding aspartate carbamoyltransferase catalytic subunit, producing MTWRHRSVIDLDCWTREELYFFLDQSRHMENVMDRPVKKVPALRGKMCVNLFFENSTRTRVSFELAEKMLSADVVNWSVSGSSAAKGETMHDTAWTLEAMGADIVVMRHGAVGAAQYLASKLKRGIVLNAGDGTHAHPTQALLDVYTAWKHFGDLEGRKIALVGDVLHSRVARSDVIAFKTMGCEVVLSGPPTLMPREVEQLGVKYDRDPRKAVENADMVYMLRIQRERQQDGLFPSVDEYHRWWGADEELMKYANPGALAMHPGPINRGVEIASEVADGHQSVILEQVRSGVATRMALLYLCGGGAR from the coding sequence ATGACCTGGCGTCATCGCAGCGTAATAGACCTTGACTGCTGGACAAGAGAGGAGCTCTATTTCTTCCTCGACCAGTCGCGGCATATGGAAAATGTAATGGACCGTCCCGTGAAGAAGGTTCCCGCGCTTCGCGGCAAGATGTGCGTCAACCTCTTCTTTGAGAACTCTACGCGCACCAGGGTCTCCTTCGAGCTTGCGGAGAAGATGCTCTCCGCCGACGTCGTCAACTGGTCGGTCTCCGGTTCGAGCGCCGCGAAGGGCGAGACGATGCACGATACGGCCTGGACGCTCGAGGCAATGGGCGCGGATATCGTCGTCATGCGCCACGGAGCGGTAGGCGCGGCGCAGTACCTTGCCTCGAAGCTCAAGCGTGGCATCGTCCTTAACGCGGGCGACGGCACCCACGCGCATCCGACGCAGGCGCTGCTTGACGTTTACACGGCCTGGAAGCACTTCGGAGATCTTGAGGGCCGCAAGATCGCCCTCGTCGGCGACGTCCTCCACAGCCGCGTGGCGCGCAGCGACGTCATAGCCTTCAAAACGATGGGCTGCGAGGTGGTGCTCTCCGGACCGCCGACGCTGATGCCGAGAGAGGTCGAACAGCTTGGCGTGAAGTATGACCGCGACCCGCGCAAAGCCGTCGAGAACGCCGACATGGTCTACATGCTGAGAATACAGCGCGAGAGACAGCAGGACGGCCTCTTCCCCTCGGTCGACGAGTACCACCGCTGGTGGGGCGCCGACGAGGAGCTCATGAAATATGCCAATCCCGGCGCTCTCGCGATGCACCCGGGGCCGATAAACAGGGGCGTCGAGATCGCCTCCGAGGTTGCCGACGGGCATCAGAGCGTGATACTCGAACAGGTGCGTTCAGGAGTCGCTACAAGAATGGCGCTTCTCTATCTCTGCGGCGGAGGTGCAAGGTAA
- the lptB gene encoding LPS export ABC transporter ATP-binding protein has product MARQTIEKNAPILRADRLVKAFSGRRVVDEVSIEIKKGEIIGLLGPNGAGKSTTFYMIVGRILPDSGSVWLGDTQLSNQPMYQRARAGIGYLPQEASVFRSLTVRQNLDLVLEESGVPRDVRGDKISYLLGEYGLSHLADTKAVALSGGERRRVEIARCLALEPLFILLDEPFSGIDPIAVADLQSIIRDLKDRGYGILLTDHNVRETLSITDRAYLIYEGKVFLEGKPDYITENKDARKFYLGEDFSW; this is encoded by the coding sequence ATGGCCCGCCAGACGATAGAAAAAAACGCGCCGATACTCCGCGCCGATAGACTGGTCAAGGCTTTTAGCGGACGCCGCGTCGTCGATGAGGTCAGCATCGAGATAAAGAAGGGCGAGATCATCGGACTGCTCGGCCCGAACGGCGCGGGTAAAAGTACGACCTTCTACATGATCGTAGGCCGTATCCTGCCCGATTCCGGCAGCGTCTGGCTTGGCGATACGCAGCTCTCCAACCAGCCGATGTACCAGCGCGCGCGCGCCGGTATCGGCTATCTGCCGCAGGAGGCCTCGGTATTCAGAAGCCTTACCGTGCGCCAGAACCTTGACCTAGTTCTTGAGGAATCGGGGGTGCCGCGCGACGTGCGCGGTGACAAGATAAGCTATCTGCTTGGGGAATATGGGCTGAGCCATCTTGCCGATACCAAGGCCGTCGCCCTCTCCGGAGGCGAACGCCGCCGCGTTGAGATTGCGCGCTGTCTCGCGCTGGAGCCGCTCTTCATACTGCTGGACGAGCCCTTCAGCGGCATCGACCCGATCGCGGTCGCCGACCTCCAGTCGATAATACGCGACCTTAAAGACCGCGGCTACGGCATACTCCTCACCGACCATAACGTTCGTGAGACACTTTCGATAACGGACAGGGCCTATCTCATCTATGAGGGAAAGGTATTCCTTGAGGGTAAGCCCGATTACATAACCGAGAACAAAGACGCCCGCAAGTTCTACCTTGGCGAAGACTTCAGCTGGTGA
- a CDS encoding dihydroorotase: protein MEKILFKGFKIFNGKEFIKDDCILVEEGRVAKIGTALTCEGAEVVEGCGRLLTPGFIDLHAHFRDPGGEWNEDLNSGAHAGAAGGFTTLVAMPNTKPAVSEPALIEYVISHGAAAKAARILPAGCVSKNREGKEICEMEKMTEAGAVFFTDDGAPVATSQLLRLALLYTGKKLPRVMEHPEEISLFKGGQVHEGRVSVMSGLKGIPGASEEIDVARGIALVRDTGGRIHFTHLSSAGAVELIRNAKRAGLDITCDTTFHHLTLNENAVINSGYNSRFKVNPPLRSAEDQKALWEGIKDGTIDAIVTDHAPWHMDEKDEPFQEALFGIASLECAVAVLLDYRSRNYPDVPLELLFTKMTASPASLLPEKWQGLGRIEEGATADLTVIDEDRTRIVDCRTWKSKARCCPWEGVALTAWPVMTFVEGRKIWQDEEEL, encoded by the coding sequence ATGGAAAAGATTCTTTTTAAGGGTTTTAAGATATTCAACGGCAAGGAATTCATAAAGGACGACTGTATCCTCGTCGAAGAGGGCAGGGTCGCGAAGATTGGGACGGCGCTCACCTGCGAAGGGGCGGAGGTCGTCGAGGGCTGTGGCCGTCTGCTGACCCCCGGTTTTATCGACCTTCACGCGCACTTCCGTGATCCCGGCGGCGAGTGGAACGAGGATCTTAACAGCGGAGCGCACGCGGGCGCCGCGGGCGGATTTACGACGCTCGTCGCGATGCCTAACACGAAGCCCGCGGTCTCAGAACCGGCGCTCATCGAATATGTCATAAGCCACGGGGCGGCGGCCAAGGCCGCGCGCATCCTGCCGGCTGGCTGCGTGAGCAAGAACCGCGAAGGCAAAGAGATCTGCGAGATGGAGAAGATGACTGAGGCTGGCGCGGTATTCTTCACCGACGACGGCGCGCCGGTAGCCACCAGCCAGCTTCTGCGCCTCGCGCTGCTCTACACGGGAAAGAAGCTTCCCCGCGTCATGGAGCACCCCGAGGAGATCAGCCTCTTCAAGGGCGGACAGGTCCACGAGGGCCGCGTCAGCGTGATGTCCGGTCTTAAGGGCATCCCCGGAGCCTCCGAAGAGATCGACGTGGCGCGCGGCATCGCCCTTGTGCGCGACACCGGCGGACGCATCCACTTCACGCACCTCTCAAGCGCGGGCGCCGTCGAACTCATCCGCAACGCGAAACGCGCGGGGCTCGACATCACCTGCGACACCACCTTCCATCACCTCACGCTCAACGAGAACGCGGTCATCAACAGCGGATACAACTCGCGCTTCAAGGTGAACCCGCCGCTCCGCTCCGCCGAGGATCAGAAGGCGCTCTGGGAGGGTATAAAGGACGGCACGATAGACGCGATCGTCACGGATCACGCGCCGTGGCACATGGATGAGAAGGACGAGCCCTTCCAGGAGGCCCTCTTCGGAATAGCCTCCCTCGAGTGCGCCGTCGCCGTGCTTCTCGACTATCGCAGCCGCAACTATCCCGATGTCCCGCTCGAACTTCTCTTCACGAAGATGACCGCCTCGCCGGCTTCGCTGCTTCCCGAAAAATGGCAGGGCCTGGGCCGCATCGAAGAGGGCGCGACCGCCGACCTCACGGTCATCGACGAGGACAGGACCCGCATCGTCGACTGCCGCACCTGGAAGAGCAAGGCCCGCTGCTGCCCCTGGGAGGGCGTCGCGCTGACGGCCTGGCCGGTGATGACCTTCGTCGAGGGGCGCAAAATCTGGCAGGACGAAGAGGAGCTCTAA